In Raphanus sativus cultivar WK10039 unplaced genomic scaffold, ASM80110v3 Scaffold0789, whole genome shotgun sequence, the DNA window AGTATTTGATATATTGATTCTTAGGTGTTAAGCTACATCTGTTTATGTCCCAATATGCTCACGTGTTTCTGCCACTCAACATGTTTGTAAGTTGAAAATTTGCTATTCTTCATAGGTTCAGAGTCTGATGGCGATGACAAGCTCATCAAATCTCTTTGTTCTAGAATAAGCAGTCCTCCCGAGGCTACACCAGACTGGAGATGGTAAAACGATTTCCTCTATTGTTCAGTCATTTTGTAAAACTTTGTTAAATCATTCCAAACCTTGAACATTGTTTCTTATCCGCAGGTCTTATCATCAAGCATGGAAGGATCCTTCATCTGAACCGGCCACAGATCTGCAAAAGATCGATGAATGTCATGCATGCCAACACCTTCTGCTGATGTTCACTGATATGCTTAGAGTAAAGCCAGGGGAATCTCAAAAGGTGTCGCTTCATAAAAGTTTTGACATGGCTAGTGTATTTGATTGGGAAAGAGGTTTAGTCGAGACCTAGTTATTCTGTTCTATCAAAAATCAACCAGTTTTGCTTTATCAATTATCAGTGACATAAGTTATTGATTGACACGTGTGAACAATTGTCAAGTTTTGTTGCCTAGTATCAATGATAAAAGCTCCCAGCTAATTTTCTCCTAGTGACCCCACGAAAGATAAACGTCTGAACTATTTTATACACAAATGTATACATAATCTTATTTACTTTGAATCCAAGTGATTTCTAATGTATCTGAAGAGACCTTCACGTGATTCGTGGATCACTAGACGAAAGTCATACCTAACAAACAGACAAAACAGTTTATATGTTGGTTCTAGCAGTTCTTTGGTCTGTGGTACTTAGGAGGCAGAGACGGGCAGTGCTCGTTCATATGCGGGTATGGCTCCATAGTGTTGTAACCGGGAAGCTCCATTCTGTATTTCCCAAGTATTTGACAGTACGGTAGCTTTACATCGTCGTTGTCGTTGCACCATCTGGGCAAACGGCTTGCATTGTTCTCGAAAAACTTGAGCATGTAAGCATCTTTGATCTGCAAAAAAATTGATTCACCTGTTcagtatgtgtgtgtgtgtagaGGTATCTTCTAGATCATGCATAGGGTAGTTCTCTTACCGTGAATTCAGTGACTTGGATGGAACTAGAGATTGGATCAAACAAGCCACCTTCTTTATACATTTCGAGGATGAAAGCAATACAAGAAGTTGATTTCCCATCGCTATATATCCAATCATCTCGTTCAGGAACTGCTAGCAGCTCGTCAAAAGAGGATCCACGCTTTTCGACCTCCACGAGTACATCAGGAAGATCAAGACCCTGCCATTTCACAACATCTTAAATAAAACGATAAGATGATAACAAAGAAGAATGTGGAGTCGAAGCTAATACCTCAGTCCCGAGTCGCTTGTTCAGAGCTTCATTCCACATATTAGCAGCATAATCAGGCTGGATTTTGCTCCAAACTGTCATGACAGAAGCAACCTGGAGACATATCAAACAAAAGCAAAGAAGATACAGAGCAAGGCAGTCATTAACCTCAACAAAGGTTTTGTTTAATGAGAGAACGAAGAAAGAGACAAAACTGAAGCTTAAGAGATGAGCAAAACCTACAAGATGAGCATCCAGAGGAGGTGGGTAGTTCCCGCTGATGGTATCGATCCAGCTAAAAATCAAGTTGTGATAGCCATACGGTTTACCATCCATGCTGCGAGCATATTCCCATGCAGCTGTAACATTAAACCTGGCTCGATAATCAGGATGCAGCGGTAGCAATGCAATATGAGGATTTGCGTCATCCTTGGTTTGTTCGAACTCCCACCACTCTTCCCATGGCAATACCGCTATCACATCTTCTCCCTATGACCCCCCAAAAAGAATCATTAGTATAAAATATGAACATGTCATGTCAAGGATGTGCAAACGAATTCAAATCAAGCATTTCAAAGTGTTACCTTCTCATTTTCATTCCCGGATTCACCAACCCAGAGTTTCCCATCAGAATCCCTCAAACAGACAGCAGTGTGGCCAGCATAAGCTCCGCTTACCCACTTCTCAAGGGTCTCAAAACCACCCCACCGCCCACGGATCTTTGAGATAGCTAGCAAGTCTCCAGAGTGGATTTCATCGGTAGTGATGTTAGTAACCCAAGGCTGAGGGCGAGCATAGAAATTAGCACCCATATGCTTCTCAAGAAACGCTATATTAGAATTCTCCCCCCAACCGGTATTGGTAAAGAGAGGGAAGACATCCCACAGCGCTCTCAGAGTTCCCACCATCCCTGCTTCCATGAGGAATATCGAAACTCCTTTCTGCTTAACCTGATCAAAATTTGAGAATCATCCATTAGACATATGAATACTAAAACtgaagaaaatacaaaaaaaaagagcagcTTGGGCTTACATATTCATACTCAGCTTTTCCTTCCCACTCATTGAACTCCATGGTGTGCTCTCTTGAAATGAAGTACCAATCCCATGTCACACGGTATGGTGTCACAAAGACATATATATCCATGCAAGTCCAACTATGTGCCTTGTCCACCTGAACAAAAACACGTAATAGCTTGAATCAACCTTAACATCAATCAAAAACAGTTCCACAATCAGTCTAAACGGAGGGACATAATCATATAACGATTTTTCTAGAACAATTTATTTTAGAATCGGTTTAGGCGTACGGTCTAGTCATCGGCCTAACCAATAAGCCCTCTATATAGTGATCCTTGAACATTTGTTTCACATGTTCATATACAAATATAGAAACAAAGCCAAATGAAGTAAAAATCAATTAACAAGCTAACCCCACGTACAACAACTTGAACATATTCCCTCAAAAATCAAACCATTGAAAAAAAacatgcaaaaaaataaaaataaaaattcattaatttcGTCAACCTTAATGTGAAGTGTTCCGCCGCCGAACTCGGAGCCGGACTTGTTATTGAGCTCCAACCAAGCCTTATTCTCATAAAAGCAAGCACCTTTCCACTCAACGGCGTCGTTTTTAATAGAAGCCGCGCCGATGTAAGTGGGGAGGAGGTCCACGGCGGAGCTGAGAGAGTTGAGAAGCGGCCAGGAGAGTTGTCTGGGCAAGAGCGGGAGAAGATCCCGAGGGTGAAATGGTAATTTCACAGACGAAACAGTGAGAAGCATCAGTACGGTAACGGCGAAGATGATGGCCGGAGCAGAAGACGAAACCGCCATTGTTTGATTAACGCCGTGAGTCAAGTGTCTCACTTTCCGTGTCGAACTCGCAAACTCTTAATGAGAGACTTGGTTTAACGTATTTATTCGAGTATATTCTTCGAATACGTGTAATGAAATTGGAAGGGGGtgtaatatctatttttaaaatgttaggTCTAAGTTCGTGAATTTATAAACTAAGAAGCCGAATTTTGAAATGTTTCTATAAGTTTTCGCAACTGGTCATCTCTAGTGATCACTATAGCCCCACGCATCTCTTACGTGCACCACAACATAACTAATAGCCTAATCTCTTCCTCTTTATATTTCGTTTACTGGTTTGAAAAAAATAGGACATCTCTTTCAATGGCTGTGTCATTTCAAACCAAGTACCCTCTAAGACCCATCACCAACAACATCTCAAGAACCCAACGTCCTTCACTTCTCCATGTTCGTGTCACGTGCTCTGCTACTACCACCACCAAGCCTCAGACTAACCGTGAGAAGCTTGTGGTTGAGAAACGTTTTGTGAGTCCTCTTTCCAACGACCCAACTCTGCAGTCTACATGGAGTCACCGCTTATGGGTTGCAGCTGGTTGCACCACCTTGGTGGTCTCTTTAGCTAAGTCTATCACTGGAGGGGTTGGCTCTCATCTCTGGCTTGAACCAGCTTTAGCCGGTTATGCAGGGTACGTCTTGGCTGATCTTGGCTCTGGTGTCTACCACTGGGCTATCGATAACTACGGTGACGAGTCAACGCCACTAGTAGGAGCCCAAATCGAAGCGTTTCAAGGTCACCACAAGTGGCCTTGGACAATCACAAAAAGACAATTCGCCAACAATCTACACGCTCTTGCACGAGTCATAACCTTCACGGTGCTTCCGCTAGACCTTGCGTTTGACGACCCTGTGGCTCACGGCTTCGTGAGCACGTTTGCGTTCTGCATAATGTTCAGCCAGCAGTTCCATGCTTGGGCTCACGGAACCAAGAGCAAGCTTCCGCCTCTCGTGGTGGCCTTGCAGGACGTAGGGGTGCTTGTTTCGAGGAAAGAGCACGGGGAACATCACAGAGCACCGTATAACAACAATTACTGCATTGTGAGTGGGGCTTGGAACAAGGTTCTGGATGAAAGCAAGGCCTTTGAGGCATTGGAGATGGCGTTGTACTTCAAGCTTGGCGTGAGACCGAGGTCATGGAGCGAGCCAAACTCTGAGTGGACAGAAGAAAATGACATCTCCACCAGCCAAGCGTAACCAATAGTTACAAGGTGGATCTATGCGGTGTttgaaaacaaattatttatacaTGTACAAGAAAATTTAAGGAATATATtgataagattattttttttggtaatttatattGAGTACAAAAGATGAGTACAAAAGAGAGCACCTAACAGTTTTAAGTGTCAGATCCAACGAATGAGTAGACAGAAGAGACACAGGGGAACCAGTACTGACATTTTCCGTCTTTACTGCCATTGTCGATCATTGCAAGGCCCTCCTGAAAACAAGTTAATAGTAAAATTGCAAAGTTTCAGGACCCACATTGGTTGGTAGGGTTGCATTGTGTTTACCGTATTGGAGAAAATGCATACCTCTAACAAAGTTTCGAGAGCATCTATGACCCGACCAGATGTCCACGAGAGCCGTCTTTGTACCTCTTCCACAGTCACAAAGCCTTGACCCTGTGATGGAAATTAACATAAATCCTCGAGACACTTCAGTTAAAAGATAATGCAAAACATGTGCTTAAAGAGTATTATAACCTGAGCCAACTCCAAGATTTGGTTATGATCTTTGTTGAGCTCGGTGGGGACTGAACGGACAAGCTTTTTCTTGCCAATTGTGATTACTTCAAATCCACTTCCCAAAACCTAAGGAGAAAAGCCCAACATAGCAGAGCAAGAAACAGttcaaattttccttttttatgttgagaatctgaaaagaaaagaaaaaaggcaAGTCAGATAGTACCTTTAGCTTGCTAATAGCTCGAAGACAATCGTCTTCGGTGACAGCTTCACGGTCTTTTTTCCTTCTCTGACGAAGATGACTGCAAAGCTCTTGCAAGCTGATCAAACCTCCATTGAGTGATCTTGTAAGCATGCAAACTTCAATAATCTGAACTCCTGTTTGATCAAATTTACACTACTTTATACATGTGGCGATCCCAAGTAAGAAAAAGAACTATACATATGCCAGTGTTTACGTTCCCTTTCCAAACATGGACTTAACAAGACGTAGCACAATTAATATAAGCCTATCTTCTCTGgaagtaaaagaaaaacatgtcaGGTAAGAGACCAAACATACCAAGTTCATAGTAGAAGTCACCAATTCCCAGGAGCTCAGCCCAGAAGCCCTTGTTTGAAGCTAGTGGATCTACACCAACTTTAGCACACATCTCATGGAACTGAGCTCTAAAGGCTGGATTTTTACGAATGTCATTCTGCAACcaaaaaggcaaaaaaaaaagaatgctaCTTTTCAGTGAAACTAACCACACTAATCCGACAGATCATGTTTACTTATGTAATAGCAGAGAACCAAACAAATACATAAAActtctacaaaaaaataaaaaaaaattggacctTGTGTTTACGAGCGAACTCTTCAAGCTGGGACTTGAACGTGGCAAGCTGTTCTTTCATCATATCAGTTCGTAACTTGGCCACATTCTCTCCTAATAACCGGTACTGATcctgtttgattttttttttttttggagatcATAGCCAAAAAAACAATCAACAGAAGGTACGGATTGTTAGAATACAAAATATACAAATCTAGTTTAGAAGCAAAACCCGAGC includes these proteins:
- the LOC108826411 gene encoding vacuolar protein sorting-associated protein 22 homolog 1; translation: MRRRPGIGGLQKAAAARDQYRLLGENVAKLRTDMMKEQLATFKSQLEEFARKHKNDIRKNPAFRAQFHEMCAKVGVDPLASNKGFWAELLGIGDFYYELGVQIIEVCMLTRSLNGGLISLQELCSHLRQRRKKDREAVTEDDCLRAISKLKVLGSGFEVITIGKKKLVRSVPTELNKDHNQILELAQGQGFVTVEEVQRRLSWTSGRVIDALETLLEEGLAMIDNGSKDGKCQYWFPCVSSVYSFVGSDT
- the LOC108826401 gene encoding fatty acid desaturase 4, chloroplastic encodes the protein MAVSFQTKYPLRPITNNISRTQRPSLLHVRVTCSATTTTKPQTNREKLVVEKRFVSPLSNDPTLQSTWSHRLWVAAGCTTLVVSLAKSITGGVGSHLWLEPALAGYAGYVLADLGSGVYHWAIDNYGDESTPLVGAQIEAFQGHHKWPWTITKRQFANNLHALARVITFTVLPLDLAFDDPVAHGFVSTFAFCIMFSQQFHAWAHGTKSKLPPLVVALQDVGVLVSRKEHGEHHRAPYNNNYCIVSGAWNKVLDESKAFEALEMALYFKLGVRPRSWSEPNSEWTEENDISTSQA
- the LOC108842148 gene encoding uncharacterized protein LOC108842148, producing the protein MAVSSSAPAIIFAVTVLMLLTVSSVKLPFHPRDLLPLLPRQLSWPLLNSLSSAVDLLPTYIGAASIKNDAVEWKGACFYENKAWLELNNKSGSEFGGGTLHIKVDKAHSWTCMDIYVFVTPYRVTWDWYFISREHTMEFNEWEGKAEYEYVKQKGVSIFLMEAGMVGTLRALWDVFPLFTNTGWGENSNIAFLEKHMGANFYARPQPWVTNITTDEIHSGDLLAISKIRGRWGGFETLEKWVSGAYAGHTAVCLRDSDGKLWVGESGNENEKGEDVIAVLPWEEWWEFEQTKDDANPHIALLPLHPDYRARFNVTAAWEYARSMDGKPYGYHNLIFSWIDTISGNYPPPLDAHLVASVMTVWSKIQPDYAANMWNEALNKRLGTEGLDLPDVLVEVEKRGSSFDELLAVPERDDWIYSDGKSTSCIAFILEMYKEGGLFDPISSSIQVTEFTIKDAYMLKFFENNASRLPRWCNDNDDVKLPYCQILGKYRMELPGYNTMEPYPHMNEHCPSLPPKYHRPKNC